The following proteins are encoded in a genomic region of Salifodinibacter halophilus:
- a CDS encoding LysR family transcriptional regulator, with translation VSEQLQKLEAAAGAALLSRSRQGVDLTPAGRRLIGHARQMLALGELALHEVRNEVRRTDARLAISDYFRNDEIAGLLG, from the coding sequence GGTCAGCGAGCAGTTGCAGAAGCTCGAAGCCGCTGCCGGCGCGGCCTTGTTGTCGCGCTCGCGCCAGGGCGTGGACCTGACCCCGGCCGGGCGGCGCCTGATCGGCCACGCGCGGCAGATGCTGGCCCTGGGCGAGCTGGCCCTGCACGAAGTCCGCAACGAAGTGCGCCGCACCGATGCGCGGCTGGCGATCAGCGATTACTTCCGCAACGACGAGATCGCCGGCCTGCTCGG